TGAAGGGAATTGCGTATCGAATACAACACACTGTGACAAcaaatttaacataaaattattCCATTCACAGATGTGACATAGTCTGCTTATTATAACACTATTCCGTTCACAAATGTAACATAgtattcttattatattattatttttgtaatgaaaaaCACACACAACAATATACCTGCTCCAACTAAAGACTATTCCAATCACAAATCGTTTTCTCAAATACCCACTgagattctatttttatttgtttttattctcaGTGAGAAGACCGACGATGACTTCGGTCTTTGCATTTTTTACCAAATAGAAACACTCATAGATAAAATCCTGgaaatattagtcaaaaaaatCCTGGAAATATTGATCATTTTCTTACTTTAAGTGGTATCAGTCTGAATTTTAGAGCATAATTATTGGGAATTTTAAGGGTAGAGTTCTTACCGGAATATAAGAtctcgtctcttaacttttaactaaaaagacTAAGAACTagttcttaaataaaagttttaaaaaccgatttttaacttttttagttaaaagttaagagacgggttcttatattccgttaagaaccCCTCTCTAAGAACCTCCAGTAATAATAgtctatatgtttttttttcaatagtcTATATGTCTCAATAATACCCTATACCTCAAATTAAGCATTTTAGACGCTAACTATTAGATTACTACCATCCACTTAACGCCTACCATCCACTTAACGCCTACCATCTTTTCTAcactaattaattaaaatgcACAAGACGAAGACATCAACAACCacctttgtatttttttcagtGATTGTAAGTTGTACCATTTACTTTTAAGGAAAAATGTCAAATTATACTGACTTGTCACCAATAGTAGGATTCATATATATTTCAACAAAAAGGATGGTGCTAAAAGATGCATTAACTTAACTAATAACACAAAATCATGCATAAATTTCAGTAGTGGTGCTACTAAAGTAATAAGAGTagctaagagcatgattatggTGGTGGATGGAGGGTTTTTACGCGTGGATTCCACCATCGTTTTGCAAAAACCGTGTTTCAATATGTCGCCAAATAAGAAACGTTTTACAGGGGTTTGTTGTACTATTTGCGGGCCCCAcagacacgtggcggcccgcgattggtttatttttaatttttaatttttttttaaatcagaaaacaaaaaagaaaaagaaaaaaaaatttaagaaatccaaaaacgtttttcaCCGATAATCATGCCCTGTCTGTGGTGGCTCCAGTGGGATTTTCGAATATAAGTGGGCATTTGATCCTGTTGATCATGGGATGGATGTCAGGAATTGGCTCTTTACGGGCCTTAGGCTTGGGCTTTATGGCCTTCCTCTCAACCCATTACGTCGCAACTACCTTTTAAATGGCAGTGGCTGGTTCGTCTCTCTAGTGCTTAATCCATTACCCGAAGACGCAACTTGCGATCGAAAACCTCAGATAATGGAAGAGAAAGCTCCTCATTGCCTATCCCAATAGATCTCATAATCGATATCTTCTTGAGGCTGCCGTTGAAGTCAATAGCGATATGTACTAATACATACCAAACCATGGACATAAAACATTGCCGGTGATATGTAACCCTAGCACCAGACAAGTCTTGCATTTACCCAAAGTGAAGACGAGGAGACTTGATGTGTGGAGCATGTTTGGAACAGTTCAAAGTATTGTGCATGACACAGTTCAAATCTTATGATCGGATTGATAAACAGTTCAAAGTATTGTGCATGACACGGTTAAGGATGGACGAGATTTTCAAGAGCATAAAGTTCTGACATTAGGAACTCGAAACCCGTCATGGATCGAATGCTCGAGTTGCATACGGCATTATGATTATTCACCACCTGTAGAGATATGCATCAATGgcgttttgattatttttgctgctatgtttttaaatttttattatgaaatcAAATCTAGATGTTTTACTTTTTGTTAATCGCACTTTATAAAACTTCAACGTTCATTCACTTACatttttaacaaacaaacaaactatACTCGGTGCTAGTTTTGGATACTCAAAATAAATCCTGCAGAGTCTTAAATCAAGTAATATTTGCATGGCAATGATTTAGATTATTTTTGGCGGATATACCAATTAGatcttttaaaagaaatatttcatTCATGACCTAATCCCAAAACGATCGATATATGTATAAACAAATTCTATAAGACAAAAGAAaggagttttttttctttttctcaacaAAAGAAAAGGAGTTAAACCGCTCTTTTAGTCTTCTTGTCGCATCGCCAACAAAAGGTAATAAACTGAAGAGCACTTCACAAAATAGTTTCACAAGACCCAATAGAGCAACCCGAAGTAGCCGATATTTTCTTCTTTGTATTCTTCGGTTAAGTTTAGACAATACaaataataactatataaaaattaaataaaaatcttgataagtgataatatattttaagtacGTCCACTCAGGGCaagataatattttgataaggaacCAAACAATTGAATTGGGTTTATTTGACCTAAAATAAAGTTAggttatgtctttttttttttgtaacacatatttttccataaataaagaAGGCCTCAGACCCATTGTCGACCCACTAAAGATTAGAAACAAATGAAGCAGAAAGAAAGAGTTTGGCTAATCGATCGGCTTCCACATTGGAAGACCGAGGAACATAAGCAAAAGAGATCTCGACAAACACAAAAGAGAGTTCTTGTATATCTTTGACGATACCAAAAATCTCTTTCACCTGTGCGTCGTTGTTGATAGCTCTGATGAGCGTTGAGTTTTCAGAGAGCATTCGGAGCTTGGAGAGCTCGAGCTTCACTGCATCGATGATACCTGCACGGAGCGCAAGTGCTTCCGCAACAATTGGTTTGATACACTGCGTCGGTTATGTCCCTCTAATTGGTTTGATACATATATGTACCACATCCAAGGATTGTAACTTGTTATatacaatattattaaattaaaggTACTGCTGTAAGTCAAAACGTACCACTTGCATATAGTATCTTTGACATCAGTTATAGTGCATGTAATAGTAAATTCAAGTCGAGCTTCATTGCatgaaagaagaaacaaaaataagacaaataattaaattagtttcGTGATACACGGTGAATTAACCAAAAGGAATATGCGAAAAGCTTTATTTGCGTAGGACCATCCCATCCACTTTTCATGTGTTTACTTGATGCGAAATCGTGTATGTAGTACGCATGCAATAAACACAAACACGCACACGTATCTTTGATATCACTTTATTAGTGGCTAGTGCATGCATGTTATAGTAATTTCATTccactaatttatttaatatatgcgTGTATGTGACTATGATAACACTGAGTACAAGTGAGGTAGTTAGGGTTTGATACGTAAAACTCTTCGACTGTCTTTTAGATGTGCAAATTTTATGAATTGAAACTTCTTATAACTTGTGACATTTAAATGTACTATTATGTACGAAGGTGTCAACATCAGTACGTAGTTACGTACTAGTGCGATGACGACTCTGCAACTTTATAATTAGGCCACTCCATATCCAAGTGGAGAGAGTGATTAATgacataaataaatagataacgAATATTATTATTTCACTACTAAAAATGATTTCAAGAACATCGAACGTTAACTATCTGGCACCcttataatttctatatatgtaACGCCCCAAATTTCATTGCTCAGCAAACAAAACATTCATTCCACCctatttagggtttaaggtcgGGTTCTCGGGTATAGTTACATGGCATCAAAAGTAGAAGCAGGGAAGCTAGAGTGGAGGATAAGTGTTGACAATGAGACAACAAAGAGACTAGTTCCTAAGTCAGGACCTAGTGAACGGATCTTTATTTGGCTAAAGGGGTTGATAACGAAGACTTGGAGGATTGGGGCAGATGATCCGGCCAAAGTGGTTCACTGTCTGAAAGTAGGACTTGCACTTTCATTAGTCTGTATCTTCTATTACATGAGACCTTTGTATGATGGAGTTGGAGGAAATGCTATGTGGGCTATCATGACCGTTGTTGTCGTCTTTGAGTCCAATGTTGGTATGTAAACCAAACCCTAACTCAATAGTGTTTTTTTGTTGGTCAAAAACTCTATGGTTTTCAACTTTCTTCTATAGTGAGTGGAAACTATGTTGacctatatgtatatgtatctCCTCCATGTACAATAGGAGCAACATTCTCCAAATGTGTGAACAGAGTGGTGGCAACTATATTAGCTGGATCACTAGGCATTGCTGTTCATTGGGTTGCAACTCAATCAGGAGAAGCTGAGATTTTTGTGATTGGATCCTCTGTTTTTCTCTTTGGTAATgctcaaaaccctaaaaattaaGGATTTGTCTTTCTTCACTTGcaagtaaccaaaaaaaaagaaacgatctttattaaattttcttttgtggGTTTGATTCTTGGCAGCTTTTGCAGCTACTTACTCGCGGTTTGTGCCGTCATTCAAATCCAGATTCGACTATGGAGCAATGATCTTTATCCTCACGTTTAGCCTTGTCTCAGTAGGGGGTTACCGAGTAGATAAGCTGGTTGATATGGCTCAGCAAAGAGTGTCAACCATTGCAGTTGGAACATCTATATGCATTATCATTACTATCTTCATATGTCCCATCTGGGCAGGAACTCAGCTTCACCGTCTTGttcaacataattttataaagcTTGCCGACTCGTTAGACGGTAAGggtataagaaaataaaaaacttgtcACGCAAGGTTCCCTCATTATTAGCTAATATCCGCGCTGATTATCATTAAAACTGCAGGCTGTGTGGCAGAGTACTTCAAGAAGAGAGACGTCTCGACGAATGAGAATGAATATGAAACTAACACGAAGGTTCAAGGATTCAAATGTGTACTAAACCCTAAGGGAACAGAGGAAGCAATGGTAACTTCACATATTGTTTTTTGGTGATAATGTAAAGTTTTTACCTTACTGATTTGCAGTTACTTATggctatttttttgttaatctcTTAAGGCGAATCTAGCCAGATGGGAACCTGCACATGGAAGCTTTAACTTCAGGCATCCATGGCAACAATACGTAAAGATAGGGGCTGCTATGCGGAGATGTGCTTATTGCCTTGAGAATCTTAGTATCTGCATGAACTATGAAACGGAGGTAACCCTTTCACATGTGTTATCATAGTTCAGACGCTGTGAAACTAAAACTAGTGTCTTCTGCTTTCAACAGGTACCAGATCAGGTCAAGAAGCATTTTAGAGAAGCCTGTATGAAACTCAGCGCAGCTTCTTCAAAAATCATGAGAGAATTAGCGGATATCTTGAAGAACACTAGAAGATCTTCAAAGATGGATTTTCTAGTGTTTGATATGAACTCAGCAGTACAAGAGCTTCAAGAGACCTTAAAAACTATTCCAATCCAAACCAACAaacctgaagaagaagaagaagttccaTCTGCTGAGGACAGAACCATACCGATGACCCTACATGAAGTCCTTCCAGTTGCCACTTTGGTTTCCTTGTTAATCGAAAACGCAGCTAGGATTCAAACAACTGTGGAAGCAGTAGATGTACTCGCAAGTCTTGCAGATTTCAAACaagattcaaaaaagaaaactggGGACAACAACACTAACCAACCACCACTAAGTTCTTAAATCACTTTCAATTACACTACATGAAGATCTTAAACCAAgttttcatgtatatatatatatataagcctTTTAGTATATGGTTAAGGCCAAAAAGCAAGTTATAGAACTAAATCTTGATAATGAAATCTAGAAAATCCTTACAGTGTCaccatagaaaaaaaaaacaagatcatAGCTAAACATTGTCACCATAGTCTTATGTACATGATAGAATCTATGTTCACTTGCAAACGCAAGACTCAAACGCCTTCACCGTTTCTTGAGGGTTTTAGTGCCGAGGTTCAGAGCCAAATCCTCAACAGGAACCTTGATCACATCGGTTCTAACACCAATGTCAGTAGCATACCTGCTCATACAATACATCCCAGCAGTGACCGTTGCTACACCAACAGGATTGGGAATCAACAACGTGAGAGGCGAAGAGAGGAGCGCAGCCAAAGGAGCGCCGAGAATAGAGCTGGCTTGACCGCTTCTCCCAACACCGTTCTTATCAAGAATGAGCAGCCCCGTCTTGCAGTAGAGAGCAAAGTCTTCGCAGTTGTTCTGGAAGATGTCGTAGTTGCCGAACCCGTTCTGGAGAAGGTGCATTGATCTGTGGACGACTGTTTGAAAAGGATCAGATGGAGCGGTTGTGCAAGTGCCACCGCGGACTCTAGTCAGGAACATGGATGAGCTGACACCGTAAGTAAAACGGTAGAGAGAGCCGTTCTTGAGGAAACAGTCGAGGCAAGAGAGGAGTACTCCGCTGTTCGGTTGTTTGAATCCACAGTCAGGGTATGTTGGGCAAGGGggttctgaagaagaagaatcattaTTAACCTCTGAAGAAgctgtagaagaagaagaagctttcaAGCTTTGCTCAGGTTTGAAATGAACCACCTTACAACCACCAACAAACACACCTGTTGAAAAATGCCAACCAAAGCTATCAATCAACATAAGCATCACTAAGATTGAAGATCAGTCTCATTCACAACCATAAAGTCAATAACTTTGAAATGTAAACAAAAGCAATCAAAATCTCTTTGCTAATCACTATTGACTATGTAAGAGCAAGTAAACATCATAAAGTCAATAGCTTTGGTAAGAGGAAACCCTAATAACCACAAAATCGGAATCAATTTCACCAATTAGCAGACAAAAGATCATAAAGTCAATAACTTTGGCTAGAGGAAACGCTAATAACCGCAATTGAGAGATCAATTTCACCAATTAAGAAGAACCCAAATCGAGGATGATGATTCATTACCGTGGTGAGAGTAGGCGAAGACGGCTCGGTAAGTGTAGATGTGATCGCCAGGTTTAAGCTCGTCTCTATCAACCTTATTCGTAATCAGATTCATTGCTTTCTTTCTCCCTTTGCTTTGGAGCAGAGGAGGATGATGAGGAGATTCTGACGTCAGCGGCGGAGATCAAACGAAGCAGGAGGTTAGTTGAACAACCTCCGTTACGGAATATTCTAACGGCGTTAACTTTTAGTGACTGACGAACTGATGACGACTGCTTGCTTGCAGGGGTGATATGGTAAATGTAGCATGCGTGTTTAATCGCCCTATCGAGGCTTTTGTGAATACGACGACGTACGGTGTTCATCTAGGAttcttaaattaattttgttaataatGATGGTGACAAAAAAACATACAGATGATATGGCCAATGATTCTGCTGTTTAAGCAACAAGCTGATTAATGAATATGtctgtttattaatttttattatgtttctaCTGAAATAATGAtacatgaaataatatttttcctaACAACTTTTAAAAGAAGTTTGTAAGAAAGGTATGGTTACACGTCACATATGAAAGATCTCTAACATTGGACTCTGAATGGGCTTAAAGGGTACGTTTTACGGCCCAATAATCGAATAAGGCTTGAGTCTTTCTCTTTTGACTCATTCATTGCCTTCTAGtttcttgatgttttgtttGTCAACAACTAATTGATTAATTAACCAACAGtgattaacatttttaattgaTGGAATACGCATAtcattaatcatattttttactTTCACATAGGAATATAACAGATGGAGTTTTTTATagtataatcaaatatataattgcaCACTCTAAAGGCTATTTAAGCTATATGTATGATTTGAATTTtgagatgaacaaaaaaaaaactaaaagcgTAGTGGAGCTAGAGGAGAACCAATTCAATAATGAAAGAAACTTCGAGGAACCTCACTTTTTGTTGTAACCGatgattatattt
This genomic stretch from Brassica napus cultivar Da-Ae chromosome C9, Da-Ae, whole genome shotgun sequence harbors:
- the LOC106436311 gene encoding aluminum-activated malate transporter 10 yields the protein MASKVEAGKLEWRISVDNETTKRLVPKSGPSERIFIWLKGLITKTWRIGADDPAKVVHCLKVGLALSLVCIFYYMRPLYDGVGGNAMWAIMTVVVVFESNVGATFSKCVNRVVATILAGSLGIAVHWVATQSGEAEIFVIGSSVFLFAFAATYSRFVPSFKSRFDYGAMIFILTFSLVSVGGYRVDKLVDMAQQRVSTIAVGTSICIIITIFICPIWAGTQLHRLVQHNFIKLADSLDGCVAEYFKKRDVSTNENEYETNTKVQGFKCVLNPKGTEEAMANLARWEPAHGSFNFRHPWQQYVKIGAAMRRCAYCLENLSICMNYETEVPDQVKKHFREACMKLSAASSKIMRELADILKNTRRSSKMDFLVFDMNSAVQELQETLKTIPIQTNKPEEEEEVPSAEDRTIPMTLHEVLPVATLVSLLIENAARIQTTVEAVDVLASLADFKQDSKKKTGDNNTNQPPLSS
- the LOC125593235 gene encoding protein LEAD-SENSITIVE 1-like: MNLITNKVDRDELKPGDHIYTYRAVFAYSHHGVFVGGCKVVHFKPEQSLKASSSSTASSEVNNDSSSSEPPCPTYPDCGFKQPNSGVLLSCLDCFLKNGSLYRFTYGVSSSMFLTRVRGGTCTTAPSDPFQTVVHRSMHLLQNGFGNYDIFQNNCEDFALYCKTGLLILDKNGVGRSGQASSILGAPLAALLSSPLTLLIPNPVGVATVTAGMYCMSRYATDIGVRTDVIKVPVEDLALNLGTKTLKKR